A part of Brassica rapa cultivar Chiifu-401-42 chromosome A05, CAAS_Brap_v3.01, whole genome shotgun sequence genomic DNA contains:
- the LOC103866616 gene encoding squamosa promoter-binding-like protein 9, giving the protein MDRGSNSGLGLGPGQTESGGSSTESSSLSGGLMFGQRIYFEDAGGGTGSSSSGGSNRRVRGSGSGPSGQIPRCQVEGCGMDLTNAKGYYTRHRVCGMHSKTPKVIVAGIEQRFCQQCSRFHQLPEFDLEKRSCRRRLAGHNERRRKPQPASLSVLSSRYGRITPSLYGNGETTMNGSFLGSQEMGWNSARTLDTRVMRRPPSWQINPMNVFSHGSVSGGGGGGISFSSPEIMDTKPESYKGIGSDSNCALSLLSNPHQPHDNNNSNNTWRTSSGFGPMTVTMAQPPPAPSQQHQYLNPPWVFKDDDNSCPNDMSPVLNLGRFTETEISGGTTLGEFELSDHHHQNRRQYMESENTRAYGSSSHHNNWSL; this is encoded by the exons ATGGATAGGGGTTCCAACTCGGGTCTTGGTCTTGGTCCAGGCCAGACAGAGTCGGGTGGTTCATCCACTGAGTCATCCTCTTTAAGTGGAGGGCTCATGTTTGGCCAGAGGATCTACTTCGAGGACGCTGGAGGTGGAACCGGGTCTTCTTCCTCCGGCGGGTCAAACAGAAGGGTACGTGGAAGCGGGTCGGGTCCTTCGGGTCAGATACCAAGGTGTCAAGTGGAAGGTTGTGGAATGGATCTAACCAATGCAAAGGGTTATTACACGAGGCATAGAGTTTGTGGAATGCACTCTAAAACACCAAAAGTCATTGTCGCTGGTATAGAACAAAGGTTTTGTCAACAGTGCAGCag GTTTCATCAGCTTCCGGAATTTGACCTAGAGAAAAGGAGTTGCCGTAGGAGACTCGCTGGTCATAATGAGAGACGAAGGAAGCCACAGCCTGCGTCTCTATCTGTGTTGTCTTCTCGTTATGGGAGGATCACTCCTTCTCTATACG GAAATGGTGAAACTACAATGAATGGGAGCTTTCTTGGTTCCCAAGAAATGGGTTGGAATAGTGCAAGAACGTTGGATACAAGAGTGATGAGACGGCCACCGTCGTGGCAGATCAATCCTATGAATGTGTTTAGTCATGGATCAGTaagtggaggaggaggaggagggataAGCTTCTCATCTCCAGAGATTATGGACACTAAACCAGAGAGCTACAAGGGAATTGGCAGCGACTCAAACTGTGCTCTCTCTCTTCTGTCAAACCCACATCAGCCACatgacaacaacaacagcaacaacacaTGGAGAACTTCTTCGGGTTTTGGTCCGATGACGGTTACAATGGCTCAGCCACCACCTGCACCTAGCCAGCAGCATCAGTATCTGAACCCGCCTTGGGTATTCAAGGACGATGATAATAGCTGTCCGAATGATATGTCTCCTGTTTTGAATCTTGGTCGGTTCACCGAGACAGAGATAAGCGGTGGAACGACTTTGGGTGAGTTCGAGTTATCTGACCATCATCATCAGAATAGGAGGCAGTACATGGAAAGTGAGAACACAAGGGCTTATGGCTCTTCTTCACACCATAACAACTGGTCTCTCTGA
- the LOC103866617 gene encoding outer envelope pore protein 16-3, chloroplastic/mitochondrial yields MDPAEMRYLEEEDGPMMKTIKGSVTGFAAGTIYGTILATWKDVPRVERNVALPGLIRTLKMMGTHGLTFAAIGGVYIGVEQVVQSYRGKRDFFNGAIGGFVAGASVLGYRARSIPTAIAAGATLAVTSALIDSGGQTTRVDNGREYYPYTPVEKRAQAES; encoded by the exons ATGGATCCAGCTGAGATGAGGTACTTGGAAGAAGAGGACGGCCCCATGATGAAGACGATCAAAGGAAGCGTCACTGGCTTCGCCGCCGGGACCATCTACGGAACCATTTTAGCCACGTGGAAAGACGTTCCGAGGGTGGAGAGGAACGTGGCTCTTCCGGGACTCATCAGAACGCTCAAGATGATGGGAACACACGGGCTCACTTTCGCTGCTATTGGAGGAGTTTACATTGGCGTTGAACAGGTGGTTCAGAGTTATAGGGGCAAAAGAGACTTTTTCAACGGTGCTATTGGTGGGTTTGTTGCTGGAGCTTCTGTCCTTGGCTATAGAG CAAGGAGCATTCCGACGGCGATAGCTGCAGGTGCAACTCTAGCTGTTACCTCAGCTTTGATTGACTCTGGAGGTCAGACGACAAGAGTAGACAATGGCAGAGAGTATTATCCTTACACCCCTGTCGAGAAAAGAGCTCAAGCTGAATCCtga
- the LOC103866618 gene encoding TBCC domain-containing protein 1: protein MTEEVIDQSPPPPDPDPIQNPNPAIHPRRVPFEHGLLPIPNLLFTDPIQTLAPIKQKLASSATNNRVGSPAISDALSISSDHARLVLETLASVLHSETDPLVVAKPEEVDLVGADVRDLVLFMYVQSYKRLMPRTHKDSAAVADVWPSASAFDGYLSALSPIQLVRSNSRRFMPSPADEEAHQLSYLQKHMANIISLLADPVEGEGDESSVLSLESFEHIRFLLHFGDKGSDVPSLSQATPFFKNSNPAMPAVPVPASQVHDWLLKKIASAMENISDRISGKENGPSNASGQEAATAVASEALNKVSSNDRGPCIIEGVSKTSLFKQASDLKGRSVKVANCHDSVIYLLAPLRYATVYGCSDSTIVLGAAGKAVRVEHCERVHVIAATKRICIANCRECVFFLGVNQRPLIVGDNHKLQVAPYNTFYSHLEEHMTEVGIVPTINRWNEPFALGAVDPHDSLSHPTGASDKQSESASFVDPNQFTNFLIPNWFAGEALGSTKDNPFPLPDAYLAVQQSSLKNLEETRQSLRETPLEENRKRELTTAFHMHFKDWLYATGNVRQLYCLQGD, encoded by the exons ATGACGGAAGAAGTAATTGACcaatctccaccaccacctgACCCAGACCCGATTCAAAATCCGAATCCAGCAATCCACCCGAGACGGGTGCCATTCGAGCACGGCCTCCTCCCAATCCCGAATCTCCTTTTCACCGACCCGATCCAAACCTTAGCTCCGATCAAGCAGAAGCTAGCGTCTTCGGCGACGAACAACCGCGTCGGATCTCCCGCCATCTCAGACGCGCTCTCGATCTCCTCTGACCATGCGCGGCTCGTCCTCGAAACTCTCGCCTCGGTGCTACATTCGGAGACTGATCCTCTTGTTGTGGCTAAGCCTGAGGAGGTTGATTTGGTTGGAGCTGATGTGAGGGATCTGGTTTTGTTTATGTACGTTCAGTCGTATAAGAGGTTGATGCCGAGGACGCATAAGGACTCTGCGGCTGTGGCTGATGTCTGGCCTTCGGCTTCTGCTTTCGATGGTTACTTGTCCGCCTTATCGCCGATTCAG CTTGTTCGTAGCAACAGCCGTCGGTTTATGCCATCGCCAGCAGACGAAGAAGCTCATCAGTTGTCGTATTTGCAAAAGCACATGGCAAATATTATTTCTCTCCTTGCAGATCCTGTGGAGGGAGAAGGAGATGAATCTTCG GTGCTGTCTTTGGAGAGTTTTGAGCACATTCGGTTTCTTCTTCATTTTGGTGATAAGGGATCTGATGTACCTTCTTTGAGTCAAGCTACTCCTTTCTTTAAGAACTCTAACCCTGCCATGCCTGCTGTTCCCGTTCCTGCTTCACAAGTGCATGATTGGCTTCTGAAAAAGATAGCTTCGGCCATGGAAAACATTTCTGACAGAATTTCTGGGAAAGAAAATGGACCATCTAATGCCTCTGGTCAAGAAGCAGCAACCGCAGTTGCTTCTGAAGCTCTTAATAAAGTTTCATCTAACGATAGAGGTCCTTGTATCATCGAAGGAGTCTCCAAGACTTCACTTTTCAAGCAGGCTTCCGATCTAAAGGGTAGATCTGTGAAG GTTGCCAATTGCCATGATTCTGTCATTTATCTATTAGCTCCATTAAGATATGCAACTGTGTATGGATGTTCCGATTCTACTATCGTTCTGGGAGCTGCCGGCAAG GCAGTAAGAGTTGAGCATTGTGAGAGAGTTCATGTGATTGCAGCTACCAAACGAATCTGCATCGCCAATTGCCGAGAATGTGTATTCTTTTTGGGAGTCAATCAGCGACCTCTTATTGTCGGTGATAACCACAAGCTACAG GTGGCTCCGTATAATACGTTTTACTCACACTTGGAGGAGCACATGACCGAGGTAGGGATTGTGCCAACTATCAACAGATGGAATGAACCCTTCGCACTTGGAGCAGTTGATCCGCATGACTCATTGTCACATCCTACCGGTGCCTCTGATAAACAATCTGAATCGGCTTCTTTTGTGGACCCTAACCAGTTCACTAACTTTTTG ATCCCAAACTGGTTTGCTGGCGAGGCGCTTGGTTCCACGAAAGACAATCCATTTCCATTACCAGATGCGTATCTAGCAGTGCAACAGTCAAGC CTTAAGAACTTGGAAGAAACAAGACAATCCTTAAGAGAAACACCTCTTgaagaaaaccgaaaacgagaACTTACTACAGCGTTCCACATGCATTTCAAAGACTGGCTTTACG CAACGGGAAATGTCCGGCAACTCTATTGCTTGCAAGGTGATTAA
- the LOC103866619 gene encoding protein POLYCHOME, giving the protein MPEARDRRERSVDYPAAFLNRRSHGILLDESPLRSPVQRLPSSESLVFGRGGFARGNLGIRRTGGGGGRRRGRARASASVLPSWYPRTPLRDVSSVVRAIERRRARVGDVETPTPQQLEVVLDDSLAPVSGERNYSMVTPGPSVGFKRPWPPSTAKVHQILLDITRQSSAEEEEEALTPQKKLLNSIDKVEKVVMEEIQKMKSTPSAKRAEREKRVRTLMSMR; this is encoded by the exons ATGCCAGAAGCGAGAGACCGACGCGAGAGGTCTGTGGATTACCCCGCCGCGTTTCTCAACCGGCGATCCCACGGGATCTTGCTCGACGAGTCACCACTTCGGTCTCCTGTTCAGAGACTGCCTTCTTCAGAATCGTTAGTGTTTGGGAGAGGTGGATTTGCGAGGGGCAATTTGGGAATTCGACGGACAGGTGGCGGTGGAGGTAGAAGGCGTGGCAGGGCACGTGCCTCAGCTTCTGTGTTGCCTTCTTGGTATCCAAGAACGCCTCTCCGTGACGTGTCTTCTGTCGTTAGG GCGATTGAGAGGAGGAGAGCTCGTGTGGGAGACGTTGAGACCCCAACTCCACAGCAGCTTGAGGTGGTTCTTGATGATTCTTTAGCACCAGTGTCTGGCGAGCGGAACTACTCCATGGTGACTCCTGGTCCGTCTGTTGGGTTCAAGCGTCCCTGGCCGCCTTCGACTGCTAAAGTCCATCAGATTCTGCTCGACATCACAAGGCAGAGTTCAgcggaagaggaagaggaagcgCTCACTCCGCAGAAGAAGCTCCTCAACTCTATTGATAAAGTGGAGAAGGTTGTGATGGAAGAGATTCAGAAGATGAAGAGCACTCCTAGTGCTAAGAGAGCTGAAAGGGAGAAAAGGGTCCGGACTTTAATGTCCATGCGATGA
- the LOC103866620 gene encoding transcription factor bHLH130 — MDSNTQNHLYDPNQVSSSSGSGLLRFRSAPSSVLAAFVDDNDKTVLNSNEFENKSRVSYAAAPPPQQEPSSFLGLPPHYPKQSNGVMMMNTIGLDQFLSMNHHHHTRQAESHLLRQSSSPAGTFTNLSDQNGYCYVGEEEEEEESPSHPNGLRRHSSLSSRPPSSLGMLSQIPEIDSESVQYSHWNHPSTSFIDNLSSLKRETEDDGKLFHGAQIMSHHLSLPKSASDMGSVDKYLQLQDSVPCKVRAKRGCATHPRSIAERVRRTKISERMRKLQELVPNMDKQTNTSDMLDLAVDYIKDLQRQYKILNENRANCKCVNKEKNLI; from the exons ATGGATTCAAATACTCAAAACCATCTCTACGACCCGAATCAAGTATCTTCTTCTTCCGGGTCGGGTCTTCTTCGCTTTAGATCTGCGCCGAGCTCTGTTCTCGCCGCGTTCGTAGACGACAACGACAAGACTGTGTTGAACTCAAATGAGTTCGAGAACAAGTCTCGTGTTTCATACGCCGCCGCTCCTCCGCCGCAGCAAGAGCCGTCGAGCTTCCTGGGTCTGCCGCCGCATTACCCAAAACAGAGTAACggggtgatgatgatgaacacGATTGGTTTGGATCAGTTTCTGAGtatgaatcatcatcatcacacgAGACAAGCTGAATCACATCTGCTCCGGCAAAGCAGCTCGCCGGCCGGGACGTTCACAAACCTCTCCGACCAAAACG GTTATTGTTAcgttggtgaagaagaagaagaggaagagagtcCATCTCATCCCAACGGGTTAAGACGTCATAGCAGCCTCTCTTCAAGACCACCTTCTTCTCTGGGAATGCTCTCTCAGATACCTGAAATCGACTCGGAGAGTGTTCAGTATAGCCATTGGAATCATCCGTCGACCAGCTTCATTGATAACTTGTCCTCTCTCAAAAGAGAAACAGAGGACGATGGAAAGTTGTTTCACGGAGCTCAG ATAATGTCGCATCACTTGAGTCTACCGAAGTCAGCCTCGGACATGGGTTCAGTGGATAAGTATCTGCAGCTACAAGACTCTGTTCCTTGTAAAGTTAGAGCCAAACGTGGCTGCGCCACACATCCTCGAAGCATCGCTGAACGT GTAAGAAGAACAAAGATAAGTGAACGAATGAGGAAACTACAAGAGCTTGTTCCTAACATGGACAAG CAAACGAACACTTCAGATATGTTGGATTTAGCTGTGGATTACATCAAAGATTTACAAAGACAGTACAAG ATTCTAAACGAGAACAGAGCTAACTGCAAGTGTGTGAACAAGGAGAAGAATTTGATATAG
- the LOC103866621 gene encoding transcription factor bHLH48 isoform X2: protein MNHLNQMFGVSSGAGPYRESPMTGLESLNFIDEIQQLAATFPPENTGSFTALLEMPATQAVELFTSSSQAAGNIAPPTLHPFRRLTFPPDLAAVIAAEQNGNISGESSSFGIRVKSEPEETDSSQRFVSNQNHNKRKERGKKKVKSSMKKTKISDEEAEKLPYVHVRARRGQATDNHSLAERARREKINARMKLLQELVPGCDKIQGTALVLDEIINHVQSLQHQVEMLSMRLAAVNPRIDFNLDSLLASQFSNGW, encoded by the exons ATGAATCATCTGAACCAAATGTTCGGAGTTAGCTCCGGCGCTGGGCCGTACCGAGAGTCACCGATGACCGGACTCGAATCGCTCAATTTCATCGACGAAATCCAGCAACTGGCGGCGACGTTCCCGCCGGAGAACACCGGCTCCTTCACGGCTCTGCTCGAGATGCCGGCGACTCAAGCCGTGGAGCTTTTCACTTCGTCTTCTCAGGCCGCCGGAAACATCGCTCCTCCTACTCTCCACCCGTTCCGGAGATTAACCTTTCCCCCGGACCTCGCCGCGGTGATCGCTGCAGAGCAAAACGGAAACATCTCCGGTGAGTCTTCGAGCTTCGGCATTAGAGTCAAGTCCGAGCCTGAAGAGACCGATTCATCTCAGCGGTTCGTTTCGAATCAGAATCATAACAAGAGGAAAGAGCGTGGGAAGAAGAAG GTCAAAAGCTCGATGAAGAAGACCAAGATCTCTGACGAAGAAGCAGAGAAGCTTCCGTACGTTCACGTTAGAGCTCGTCGTGGTCAAGCTACTGATAACCATAGTTTAGCAGAACGA GCAAGAAGGGAGAAGATAAACGCACGAATGAAGCTGCTACAGGAACTAGTCCCAGGCTGTGACAAG ATTCAGGGGACTGCATTGGTGCTAGATGAAATCATTAACCATGTACAGTCTTTACAGCATCAAGTAGAG ATGCTATCTATGAGACTTGCTGCAGTAAACCCAAGAATCGACTTCAATCTCGACAGCCTATTGGCTTCACAA
- the LOC103866621 gene encoding transcription factor bHLH48 isoform X3, which produces MNHLNQMFGVSSGAGPYRESPMTGLESLNFIDEIQQLAATFPPENTGSFTALLEMPATQAVELFTSSSQAAGNIAPPTLHPFRRLTFPPDLAAVIAAEQNGNISGESSSFGIRVKSEPEETDSSQRFVSNQNHNKRKERGKKKVKSSMKKTKISDEEAEKLPYVHVRARRGQATDNHSLAERARREKINARMKLLQELVPGCDKLDCALKVFGRGDMFWWIDGDQSLCFGVHLLILSSKKSQAFYGGG; this is translated from the exons ATGAATCATCTGAACCAAATGTTCGGAGTTAGCTCCGGCGCTGGGCCGTACCGAGAGTCACCGATGACCGGACTCGAATCGCTCAATTTCATCGACGAAATCCAGCAACTGGCGGCGACGTTCCCGCCGGAGAACACCGGCTCCTTCACGGCTCTGCTCGAGATGCCGGCGACTCAAGCCGTGGAGCTTTTCACTTCGTCTTCTCAGGCCGCCGGAAACATCGCTCCTCCTACTCTCCACCCGTTCCGGAGATTAACCTTTCCCCCGGACCTCGCCGCGGTGATCGCTGCAGAGCAAAACGGAAACATCTCCGGTGAGTCTTCGAGCTTCGGCATTAGAGTCAAGTCCGAGCCTGAAGAGACCGATTCATCTCAGCGGTTCGTTTCGAATCAGAATCATAACAAGAGGAAAGAGCGTGGGAAGAAGAAG GTCAAAAGCTCGATGAAGAAGACCAAGATCTCTGACGAAGAAGCAGAGAAGCTTCCGTACGTTCACGTTAGAGCTCGTCGTGGTCAAGCTACTGATAACCATAGTTTAGCAGAACGA GCAAGAAGGGAGAAGATAAACGCACGAATGAAGCTGCTACAGGAACTAGTCCCAGGCTGTGACAAG CTGGATTGTGCCCTTAAGGTTTTTGGTAGAGGGGACATGTTTTGGTGGATAGATGGAGATCAGAGTCTGTGTTTTGGGGTCCATCTTCTGATCTTAAGTTCGAAAAAGTCTCAGGCTTTCTATGGAGGAGGGTGA